In Halomarina salina, the genomic window TTCACCGCGCGGTACGGGCTCGACACCGCGATATTCGACCGGGGGAACTCCTCGATTCGGCGGTGTGCGTATCTGGAGAACTACCTCGGGTTCCCCGCGGGCATCGACATCGACACCCTCTACGAGCTGCTGCACGACCACGCCGAGGAGGCGGGCTGTGACCTCGTCTCGGACATGGTCGTGTCCGTCGAACGCGACCACGAGGACGACGGCTTCGTCGTCGAGACCCAGGAGGGACGGACCGTCACGTGCCAGCGGGTCGTCCCGGCCGCGCGCTACGACGCGGATTTTCTCCGCCCGCTCGGCGAGGAGGCGGCGATGTTCGACACTCACGACCACGGCGACGGAGAGCACGAGCATTTCGACCGCGACTACCCCGAGGAGGACGGGACGACGCCCATCGACGGCCTGTACGTCGCAGCACCGGCCGGTGACGCCGAGGCGCAGGCCATCATGGCCGCCGGTCACGGGGCGGGCGTCGGCCGGAGCATCGTCGCCGACGTGCGCCGCGAGCAGGGGTATCCCGAGGGCCTGGCCGACCACTGGGACTGGCTCCGGAAGGAGGCCGAACTGACCGGCGAGTGGGCAGACCGGGACCGATGGCGGGAGTACGCCGACGGCCAGCGACCGGAGGGCCACGAGATGAGCGACGAGCGCTGGGAGTCGCTGCGCGAACAGGAGATCGACCGTCGGTTCGACACCTACGTCGACGAGGGGACGGTCGAGCGTCGCGCCGTGCGCGGACAGCGACGGCTCCTCGACCACCTCGACGACGACCTGATACTCGACGCCGCCCGCGACATCGAGGCCGCCCGCGAGTCGGCAGCACCCGAGGAGTGAGCACCTCCTCCGTCGTCACCGGAGGGAGCCGAACGGAGACGTCACGGTTCGCTCGACTGTGTTCCCTCGAACGTGGTTCGTCGCCTCGCTGTACCTCACCTCGTCGGACGAGTTCGAGAACGGTGTCGCCACGAGTCGACCGATTCGAACCGTATAGCGGGATTCGATGCGTTTAAAGAACCCAGGCGACGAACTGTAGCTATGAACCGCCGAACGTTCCTCCGTACTGTCGGAGGGGCGACTGCCGTTGGTGCCTCTGCTCAGTCAGTCAGTGCACAGGAGGGGAACGAGTCCGGTGGTAGTGGTAACGGATCGGGAGGCAGTTCGGGAGGTAACGGTTCGGGTGGTGGCGGCGGCGGTACCGGCCCCATCGACTACGGAGGCTGGTTCTCGGACGTCCCCTACTGGGGTGGGCCGGGGTCCACCGAGGAGATGACCGGCCAGTCGGAAGTGACGATCGCCGTCGGGGCCAGCGCCAACAGCGGAAACTCCTACCAGCCCGGCGCGGTCCACGTCGACCCCGGCACGACCGTCATCTGGGAGTGGGAAGGGTCGGGCCACAACGTCCTCCCGGAGTCGATTCCCGGCGGCGCGTCCTGGGAGGGGAGCTCGGAACTGTCCAGCTCCGGCGCCACCTACGAGCACACCTTCGAGACCGCTGGCATCTACGAGTACTACTGCGAACCGCACCTCGGCCTCGGGATGAAGGGCGCCGTCGCCGTCGGCACCGTCCCACGGTCGGCCCCCGCCGCTCCCGTCGAACCGGCTGTGTCCGACCAGGCGAAGACGCTAGGCGTGGCGACCATGATCGCGTTGGTCTCGACGCTCAGTCTGGCGTTCTTCTTCCTCAAGTACGGAGGCGACTATGAGTAACACCGTGCCATCGTACGGTTTATACGACCACGGTGGGAAGGACTACTATCAATGAATCGTCGGAGGTTTCTCCAGACCGCTGGCGGGGCAGCCACTGTGGTCGCCACCAGCGGCGCGGTTGCTGCGCAGGAGGGTAACGGCTCCGGTGGCGGCGGTGGGAACGCGTCGGGAGGAAACGAGTCCGGTGGTGGCGGCGGAAACGCGTCCGGCGGCGGTGGGAACGCATCCGGCGGCGGCGGTGGCGGCGGTAGTGGCCCCATCGACTACGGAGGCTGGTTCTCGGACGTCCCCTACTGGGGTGGAGACGGCTCTACCCAGGAGATGACCGGCCAGTCGGAAGCGACCGTTACCGTCGGCCCCAGTGGCGTCAACAGCGGCAACGCGTACGAGCCCGCCGCCATCCACGTCGACCCCGGCACGACCGTCGTGTTCGAGTACGCCAGTTCGGGCCACAACGTCCTCCCGGAGTCGATTCCCGACGGCGCGTCCTGGGAGGGGCACTCCGAACTGTCCAGCTCCGGCACCACCTACGAACACACCTTCGAGACCGCTGGCATCTACGAGTACTACTGCCAGCCACACCGTAGCCTCGGCATGAAGGGCGCAGTCGCCGTCGGCTCCGTCCCCCGGAAGGCCGCCGCAGCAGGCGGCGGGGAAGCCGAGCCGGCCGACCCCGAACACATGGGCGTGCCGATACAGGCCCACTGGGTCGGCATCGCGACGATTCTGATGATCGTCTCGTCGCTGATGTTCACCTTCTTCCTGCTCAAGTACGGCGAGAGCGCGCACACGAAGGGTGGGAACTGACCGCTCTCGGATGTCCGTTCCAGCGTCGGTCACCAGTCGCCCCTCACTCGCGTCGGCGGGTTCGACACCGGTCACCACCGCCAGTCGTGTGTAGTCACCCCCAGAGCCGACTCGTGGGCACCACGGACCGCTGAATCGATGCGTCTCCGAACCTACGGAGCCGTCGCCCTGGTGGTCGTAGCGTTGAGCGCCGTCGTGTTCATCGGCCTCGGGTCGCCCACGAGCGGAACGTTCACCGAGAACTGGGTCAGCGACACCGCACGCGAGAACGAACGGAACCACCACGCCGTCGGTGCGAGCGACGGACGGGACCTCGTCGTCGCACCCGTCGCGGAGGCCGGAGGGGACGAAGCTGAGTACACCGACACCTCCTGCACGCTGGCCAGGTTGGCGGCGACGAACGGGTCTGTCGCCTGGCGGACGTCGGTACCACCGGACGAGTGTTTCACACACGCCCTGACCGAACCGGACATCGGTGACCTCGACGGCAACGGGAACGTCTCCGTCGTCGCCGCCACGTTCGGCGGTGACCTCGTCGCGTACGACGCCAGGACCGGGGCGAGCGAGTGGAGCGTCCCCCTCGTGGAGACGGCAGGCGAGCGGCGCTCCTACGGATACGGGCGTCCGACCATCGGTGAGCTACTCCCGGCGGACGGTCGAGAGGTGGTCGTCAGCGACGTGAACGGGAACGTCGTCGCCGTCGAGGCGGACGGGAACGTCGCCTGGCGGTACTCGCTCTCCCAGGCCGGCATGGACGGCGTCACCGTCAGTAGTCGGCCGCTCGTCGGCGACGTGGACGGGGACGGCGCTGCCGAGGTGGTCGTCTCCTCGAACGACGGCGTCGTCGTCCTCGACGCAGACGGCGAACTCCTGTGGGAACGGACGCTCCCCGCGTCGTACCTCGCGTCCGGTCAGGCCGACGACGACCCGCAACGCGAGATAGCGGTGGGGTACCAGACGCAGGTCGCCCTGCTGGACGGGGCGTCCGGAGAGACCGAGTGGAGCCGAGAGGCGGACGAAGCAGTTCGGTTCCGGGAGGTGGCGGACGGCGACGGTGACGGCGCTGCCGAACTCTACGTGGGCTATCAGAACGGAACCGTCGGCGCGCTCGACCTGGCCACGGGTCGCCCCGAGTGGACGTCGACGCTCGCGAGCGACAGCACGGTCTGGGCACCTACACTCGGTGACGGCGACGGGGACGGGACCGACGAGCTGTTCGTCCCGACCCAGTCCGGACTCGTCACCGCCGTCGACCCGGCCGACGGCAGCGAACTCGCGGCGTACCAGCGGGAGGTCCCCATCTGGACGCATCTGACGCCTGCGGACGTCGACGGCGACGGGAGGACGGAGGTGTTCGTCCGGTACGGCGACGGGCGGGTCGTCTCGCTGACGTACGACGGATAGGGTCGAGCGGCGCGTGAGAGCAAACGCGCACTGTAACGGCTCTCTCGGACGTCCATCCGCGGAGTGTACAGTGGTGAACCCGAATCGCGGTCGTATCCGTTCCGAACGACCGCGGGTGAGCCTGGGTGTGGCGAGAACGAACCGAGCACGACCCCCCTGGTCGGTCGGCGAGTGCCGTCTGCCGATTCACTTGATGTCGTCCCACGCGCCGACGTCGCTTCGCCGGAGTTCGCCGGTCGCCTGCCAGACGCGCGGTCGGAACGTGATGCCGACGAGCACGAGGTAGAACGCGGCGACGAGCGCCGTGGCGACCGTCCCCGGGACAGCTCCCACCGCGGCGCTCGGGGGCCACGCACTGCCGGCGTCGGGAGTGACGAGGATGCGGACCAGCCACGCCGCGAGCAGTACCGTGAACAGCGGCAGGTACACCCGGCGCAGGCGGTGGGCGATGGCCTCCTCGTAGGATATCTTCGCGCGCGGCTCGCGGTAGTCACGCGAGAGGCGCGGCCGCCAGTCGGGGTCCTCGATGCCCTGCGAGGGGTCCAGCGAGTACGCGAACACGTTGCGCTGGAGAATCCGGACGCGAGAGCGCCACATGTCGTACCCACGGTAGCGTCGAGCCTCGATGACGAGGAACACCGTCACCATCACGACGCCGACGAGGATGACGTAGTGGGGTCGGTTGGCACTCGAGAAGGCGTACGTCAGGATGGCCGCGATGAGCGTCACCGCCCAGTTCGAGGTCCGGTCGAGGCGCTCGCGCCAGAGCTTCATCCGATGGATCTCGCCGCGGTAGAGGTGCGCCATCGCCGATCCCGGAGCACTCGACTCCTCGAAGAACCCGCGGCCCATCGTCCGGGCCGCTTCGCTCACCGCGTCGAACGACTCG contains:
- a CDS encoding PQQ-binding-like beta-propeller repeat protein, producing MRLRTYGAVALVVVALSAVVFIGLGSPTSGTFTENWVSDTARENERNHHAVGASDGRDLVVAPVAEAGGDEAEYTDTSCTLARLAATNGSVAWRTSVPPDECFTHALTEPDIGDLDGNGNVSVVAATFGGDLVAYDARTGASEWSVPLVETAGERRSYGYGRPTIGELLPADGREVVVSDVNGNVVAVEADGNVAWRYSLSQAGMDGVTVSSRPLVGDVDGDGAAEVVVSSNDGVVVLDADGELLWERTLPASYLASGQADDDPQREIAVGYQTQVALLDGASGETEWSREADEAVRFREVADGDGDGAAELYVGYQNGTVGALDLATGRPEWTSTLASDSTVWAPTLGDGDGDGTDELFVPTQSGLVTAVDPADGSELAAYQREVPIWTHLTPADVDGDGRTEVFVRYGDGRVVSLTYDG
- a CDS encoding halocyanin domain-containing protein, whose translation is MNRRRFLQTAGGAATVVATSGAVAAQEGNGSGGGGGNASGGNESGGGGGNASGGGGNASGGGGGGGSGPIDYGGWFSDVPYWGGDGSTQEMTGQSEATVTVGPSGVNSGNAYEPAAIHVDPGTTVVFEYASSGHNVLPESIPDGASWEGHSELSSSGTTYEHTFETAGIYEYYCQPHRSLGMKGAVAVGSVPRKAAAAGGGEAEPADPEHMGVPIQAHWVGIATILMIVSSLMFTFFLLKYGESAHTKGGN
- a CDS encoding DUF2270 domain-containing protein, whose amino-acid sequence is MGRGFFEESSAPGSAMAHLYRGEIHRMKLWRERLDRTSNWAVTLIAAILTYAFSSANRPHYVILVGVVMVTVFLVIEARRYRGYDMWRSRVRILQRNVFAYSLDPSQGIEDPDWRPRLSRDYREPRAKISYEEAIAHRLRRVYLPLFTVLLAAWLVRILVTPDAGSAWPPSAAVGAVPGTVATALVAAFYLVLVGITFRPRVWQATGELRRSDVGAWDDIK
- a CDS encoding FAD-dependent oxidoreductase, coding for MDDRSALEEESTARDYDVVVVGGGPAGCSTGVFTARYGLDTAIFDRGNSSIRRCAYLENYLGFPAGIDIDTLYELLHDHAEEAGCDLVSDMVVSVERDHEDDGFVVETQEGRTVTCQRVVPAARYDADFLRPLGEEAAMFDTHDHGDGEHEHFDRDYPEEDGTTPIDGLYVAAPAGDAEAQAIMAAGHGAGVGRSIVADVRREQGYPEGLADHWDWLRKEAELTGEWADRDRWREYADGQRPEGHEMSDERWESLREQEIDRRFDTYVDEGTVERRAVRGQRRLLDHLDDDLILDAARDIEAARESAAPEE
- a CDS encoding halocyanin domain-containing protein, coding for MNRRTFLRTVGGATAVGASAQSVSAQEGNESGGSGNGSGGSSGGNGSGGGGGGTGPIDYGGWFSDVPYWGGPGSTEEMTGQSEVTIAVGASANSGNSYQPGAVHVDPGTTVIWEWEGSGHNVLPESIPGGASWEGSSELSSSGATYEHTFETAGIYEYYCEPHLGLGMKGAVAVGTVPRSAPAAPVEPAVSDQAKTLGVATMIALVSTLSLAFFFLKYGGDYE